One stretch of Segatella copri DNA includes these proteins:
- a CDS encoding OmpA/MotB family protein, giving the protein MKQTKLMVMAMMAVALMATSCASKKDLQNCQNENKELSSNYQATKEKLAATEASLAAAQEQLATAKSDYAKLQNSLDKSLNNASQNNVSIEKLVDQINESNQYIRHLVEVKSKSDSLNMVLTNNLTRSLSKEEMKEVDVQVLKGVVYISLADNMLYQSGSYEVNSRAQETLSKIAKIITDYKDYDVLVEGNTDNVPVSTTSAKMKNIRNNWDLSALRAASVVQYLQDHFGVNPKRLTAGGRGEYNPVTTNDTEVGKQRNRRTQIIITPKLDQFMDLIDKAPEEK; this is encoded by the coding sequence ATGAAACAGACAAAGTTAATGGTAATGGCAATGATGGCTGTAGCTCTGATGGCTACAAGCTGTGCAAGTAAGAAGGATCTTCAGAATTGCCAGAATGAGAATAAGGAATTGTCAAGCAACTATCAGGCTACCAAGGAAAAGCTGGCAGCTACAGAGGCTAGTCTGGCTGCTGCCCAGGAGCAGCTCGCTACTGCAAAGAGCGATTACGCTAAGTTGCAGAACTCGCTTGACAAGAGTTTGAACAATGCAAGCCAGAACAACGTGAGCATTGAGAAACTCGTTGACCAGATCAACGAGAGTAACCAGTATATCCGCCACCTGGTTGAGGTAAAGAGCAAGAGCGATTCGCTCAACATGGTTCTTACCAACAACCTGACCCGCTCTTTGAGCAAGGAAGAGATGAAGGAGGTTGATGTTCAGGTTCTGAAGGGTGTAGTTTACATTTCTCTGGCTGACAATATGCTCTATCAGAGTGGTAGCTATGAGGTGAACAGCCGTGCTCAGGAAACATTGAGCAAGATTGCTAAGATCATCACAGACTACAAGGATTACGATGTGCTCGTAGAGGGTAATACCGATAACGTACCAGTAAGCACTACAAGTGCCAAGATGAAGAATATCCGCAACAACTGGGACCTCTCTGCTCTCCGTGCAGCTTCTGTTGTTCAGTACTTGCAGGATCACTTCGGTGTAAATCCTAAGCGCCTTACTGCTGGTGGCCGTGGTGAGTACAACCCTGTAACAACTAACGATACAGAGGTAGGCAAGCAGCGCAACCGCCGCACTCAGATTATCATCACTCCTAAGCTCGACCAGTTCATGGACTTGATCGATAAGGCTCCAGAGGAGAAGTAA